One Cynocephalus volans isolate mCynVol1 chromosome 5, mCynVol1.pri, whole genome shotgun sequence DNA window includes the following coding sequences:
- the ARMH2 gene encoding armadillo-like helical domain-containing protein 2, with the protein MAKSQSFCMQIWVQIYGYFVGLGQRLQDFWNATVKSYFAKKKEEPQVPSAESIFHKEKIMVLGHMLQDESLPIEERAQAAQKIGLLAFTGGPTAGKFATEYMKEVAYLLQDQEMAPEIKILLLQSIACWCHLNPVSQKKAKHLRLVPILICFLESKLESTIKNEINSDLLVKFWTCYALSVMTCNNVSFVKELEDHTILKYHLQVLATENWSGWPENFAEVLYFLIGFHRN; encoded by the exons ATGGCTAAGAGCCAGTCTTTCTGTATGCAAATTTGGGTTCAGATATATGGGTATTTCGTGGGGCTGGGTCAGCGCCTCCAGGACTTCTGGAATGCCACTGTTAAGAGTTATTTTGCTAAGAAGAAGGAGGAACCACAAGTCCCTTCAGCTGAGAgtatttttcacaaagaaaaaatcatgGTACTTGGCCACATGTTGCAGGATGAATCTCTACCCATTGAAGAGAGAGCTCAAGCTGCCCAGAAAATTGGACTGTTAGCCTTCACAG GAGGACCAACCGCTGGGAAATTTGCAACTGAGTATATGAAAGAAGTAGCTTACTTGTTGCAAGATCAAGAGATGGCACCAGAAATAAAGATCCTTCTGCTACAAAGTATAGCATGTTGGTGTCACTTAAACCCTGTCAGCCAGAAAAAAGCCAAACATCTGCGACTTGTTCCtattctcatttgttttcttgAAAGCAAACTTGAGTCTAccatcaaaaatgaaataaacagtgACCTCCTCGTTAAATTTTGGACTTGTTATGCTCTCTCTGTCATGACATGCAATAACGTGTCTTTCGTGAAAGAGCTTGAAGACCACACTATTCTAAAATATCACTTGCAAGTATTGGCTACTGAGAATTGGTCTGGATGGCCTGAGAATTTTGCGGAGGTGCTATATTTTCTAATTGGTTTtcacagaaattaa